The genomic region TGCTTTGTATAAAGGAATATAAATGCCTATGTCAAAATAACataatttggaaaattatttttaactattccttgtaattctaaaattattatatagTAATTTTCAATTTCTAAGAGTTCTGATCATATATGTTAGAATATATAGACTTTACATACATAATTtatagtgttttttctttttaatacttttatattaaatttttaggaCATCAATGCAAGACTGAATAAGAAAAGTTCCTTCCTTCTAAGCCATGGCATATCAGTTATATAGAAATACCACTTTGGGAAACAGTCTTCAGGAAAGCCTCGATGAGCTCATACAGGTAAGAGACTAAAAatcagcatttttatttaaaggagTCTATAATAATTCTTgttagtagccctgtgcacaaatccatgcgccagtagctccttgccgccctccagtagctctctgcccgctgccccatCTCCCTATAGCTCCCCCGCCCCACTTCCCTCACCTcacccctcatagcttgctgccctgccctctcctgtagctctccgccacccgcttgtagccagtagctcactgccgcccttctgtagctctctgcccgatgccccgccccctctccccataGATTGCTGCCCtttccctcctgtagctctccgctgcccgcttgtagcttgctgcctcaccctcctgctgatccgtgatctggtggTTACGAGGTCAGTCGTTACACTTCACagcataacaaccatttgcatattacttctttattatataggattccaggTAAAGAGGTTCAATATCATAGATTATTTGGCCCAGTAAATCAGTATTCAGATTAATAATCTCAAATTCCTGTGCATTTATACCATCCTACTATGGATCATAAAATGTAATGATTGAATGATATAGTTGCATATATctgaattttcaaatatttttgttaaagatTAGTGTGTTGATTTTCTTCTCATATATATAAGAAAGACATATTCTATGTAGCTTtaagataaatttgaaaaattttttaagttttttgagatttaaattagaattttaattttaagagaatTTTTATACTAATCTCTCATATTAGAACATTAAgtatttccattgcttttatatatttaatgagatttattagattttttaaaatgtattattggtcgtatgttttttatttaaatgaaacgTGGTTGCTTCCGTTTATCAAATGCCTCTTTCCAGATACCATAAGGAATGATAGTCAAAGTTTTGTCCAGTCATTGTAACATCACtgcatgttttcttttcaaaattatgttgtGTCAAGATAATGCAAGAAAATATTGTCAGGCTGATTGCCTAATTGTCAGTTATGGCAAAGGAAAATAAGGGGTGTGAGCTTAGAGGCTCTGGTTAGCCTCAGTGAAATTTTTTCATGATAATtcgtgtttttgtttattttgtctttaatgCTCTTCTAATGTATGACCTTTACTTTTCCTCAGTCTCAACAGATCACTCCCCAACTTGCCCTTCAAGTTCTACTTCAGTTTGATAAGGCTATAAATTCAGCATTGGCTCAAAGGGTCAGGAACAGAGTCAATTTCAgggtaaggatattttttccaaaaccTAGTAGCCTGTACCAATGGTTGTTTCAACAGTGTTTTTTAGGACCCCTACATATTTATTAGTCATGAAAGGAAGAAATGGCTCAATCAAATTTTGTGGCAtgttttataataacaaaattatatttttacttagtACCTTGATACTAAAGTTCATCCATTTAACGTGAGATACGAcgtttattttagatttttttattccattgtttcACAAATTAGCCTATGTATGTTTGGCTACCTTCCCTGAAGAATTAGTGAGATTTCAAA from Eptesicus fuscus isolate TK198812 chromosome 5, DD_ASM_mEF_20220401, whole genome shotgun sequence harbors:
- the GTF2A2 gene encoding transcription initiation factor IIA subunit 2, whose translation is MAYQLYRNTTLGNSLQESLDELIQSQQITPQLALQVLLQFDKAINSALAQRVRNRVNFRGSLNTYRFCDNVWTFVLNDVEFREVTELIKVDKVKIVACDGKNTGSNTTE